One window of the Manihot esculenta cultivar AM560-2 chromosome 14, M.esculenta_v8, whole genome shotgun sequence genome contains the following:
- the LOC110631111 gene encoding GDSL esterase/lipase At5g03980 codes for MDSCKLLFPFLLCCLLFFALPVASNAHLLKACEFEAIYNLGDSISDTGNLILEDPSSVFGRLPYGLNFYSNATGRCSNGLLMIDFIAKSAGVPLLNAYLNASSSKTHGVNFAVAGSTALPVEFLAQNRVIAPVTNSSLSIQLNWMATHFNSTCHNSKDCIEKHKKSLFMVGEIGGNDYNYALFQGKTIDELKSMIPNVVNAIKDAVKRVIGFGATRVVIPGNFPIGCMPIYLTGFRTNDSNAYDELHCLKGLNNFSIYHNELLQQAIKELQEEHPHVTLAYGDYYNAYKWVLQKAAAGLLGFDSKSLQKACCGSGGDYEFSIERFCGAPNVPVCPKPEERMSWDGVHSTQKAYFFMARWLIRDIFQKLRCIA; via the exons ATGGATTCCTGCaaacttctttttccttttcttctctgCTGTCTCTTGTTTTTTGCTCTTCCTGTTGCATCTAATGCTCATCTTCTCAAGGCTTGTGAGTTTGAGGCGATATATAACCTTGGGGATTCAATATCTGACACCGGCAACTTGATCCTGGAGGATCCTTCTTCTGTTTTTGGTAGGCTTCCCTATGGCCTAAACTTTTACTCCAATGCAACGGGCAGATGCTCCAATGGCTTGCTCATGATTGATTTCATTG CAAAATCAGCTGGTGTTCCCCTTCTGAATGCATATCTGAATGCAAGTTCCAGCAAGACACATGGGGTGAATTTTGCAGTTGCTGGATCCACTGCTTTGCCTGTGGAATTTCTTGCACAAAACAGAGTCATTGCCCCTGTTACCAATTCTTCTCTTTCCATACAACTCAACTGGATGGCTACCCATTTCAATTCAACTTGCCACAACTCTAAAG ATTGCATTGAGAAACATAAAAAATCTCTGTTCATGGTTGGGGAAATTGGAGGCAATGATTATAATTATGCATTATTTCAAGGCAAGACCATTGATGAGTTGAAGTCCATGATACCGAATGTTGTTAATGCCATCAAAGATGCTGTCAAA AGAGTCATTGGATTTGGTGCTACTCGAGTTGTAATTCCTGGAAATTTTCCAATTGGATGCATGCCCATATACCTCACAGGATTTCGCACCAATGATTCTAATGCATATGATGAGCTTCACTGCTTGAAAGGACTCAACAACTTCTCAATTTATCACAATGAGCTACTCCAACAAGCAATTAAGGAATTGCAGGAAGAGCATCCTCACGTGACTTTAGCATATGGGGATTACTACAATGCTTACAAGTGGGTTTTGCAAAAGGCAGCCGCTGGATTGCTAG GATTTGACAGCAAATCATTACAAAAGGCTTGCTGTGGGAGTGGAGGAGATTATGAGTTTAGTATTGAAAGATTTTGTGGAGCTCCTAATGTGCCAGTTTGTCCAAAACCTGAAGAACGTATGAGTTGGGATGGAGTACATTCCACTCAAAAGGCCTATTTCTTCATGGCACGATGGCTCATTCGCGACATCTTCCAAAAGCTTCGATGCAttgcttga